A single region of the Triticum dicoccoides isolate Atlit2015 ecotype Zavitan chromosome 2B, WEW_v2.0, whole genome shotgun sequence genome encodes:
- the LOC119362838 gene encoding cytochrome P450 709B1-like, whose amino-acid sequence MGLVWMVAAAVAAVLASWAFNALVYLVWRPRAITRKLRAQGVGGPEYKFFAGNLGEIKRLLAATAGAVLDVGSHDFVPRVQPHFRKWIPIHGRMFLYWFGARPTLCVADVNMVKQVLSDRSGMYPKNIGNPHIARLLGKGLVLTDGEDWKRHRKVVHPAFNMDKLKMMTVTMSDCAGSMMSEWKANMEKGGDMEIELSSQFEELTADVISHTAFGSSYEQGKKVFLAQRELQFLAYSTVFNVQIPALRYLPTEKNLKIWKLDKDVRSMLMNIIKTRLENKDTMGYGNDLLGLMLEACTPEHGQNPILSMDEIIDECKTFFFAGHDTSSHLLTWTMFLLSTHPEWQEKLREEVLRECGNGAPTGDMLNKLQLVNMFLLETLRLYGPVAVIQRKAGSDLEVGGIKVPEGTVLTIPIATIHRDKEVWGEDANEFKPMRFENGVTRAGKHPNALLSFSSGPRSCIGQNFAMIEAKAVIAMILQRFSFSLSPKYVHAPMDVITVRPKFGLPMVLKSLEM is encoded by the exons ATGGGTCTCGTCTGGATGGTGGCCGCGGCCGTGGCGGCGGTGCTGGCGTCGTGGGCGTTCAACGCGCTGGTGTACCTCGTGTGGAGGCCGCGCGCCATCACCAGGAAGCTCCGCGCGCAGGGCGTCGGCGGGCCGGAATACAAGTTCTTTGCCGGCAACCTCGGCGAGATCAAGCGGCTCCTGGCAGCCACCGCCGGCGCCGTGCTCGACGTCGGCTCCCACGACTTCGTCCCCAGGGTGCAGCCGCACTTCCGCAAATGGATCCCCATCCACG GGCGCATGTTCCTCTACTGGTTCGGAGCCAGGCCGACCCTGTGCGTGGCCGACGTGAACATGGTGAAGCAGGTGCTGTCCGACCGCAGCGGGATGTACCCCAAGAACATCGGGAACCCGCACATCGCCCGCCTGCTCGGCAAGGGGCTCGTGCTCACCGACGGCGAAGACTGGAAGCGCCACCGCAAGGTCGTCCACCCTGCCTTCAACATGGACAAGCTCAAG ATGATGACGGTGACCATGTCCGACTGCGCTGGGTCAATGATGTCCGAGTGGAAGGCAAATATGGAGAAGGGTGGCGACATGGAGATTGAGCTGAGCAGCCAATTTGAGGAGCTAACCGCTGATGTGATCTCTCACACGGCATTCGGGAGCAGCTACGAACAGGGAAAAAAGGTCTTCTTGGCACAGAGGGAGCTCCAGTTTCTTGCCTACTCCACTGTATTTAACGTACAAATCCCAGCATTGAG GTACCTTCCAACTGAAAAGAACCTTAAGATATGGAAGCTTGACAAGGACGTCAGGAGCATGCTCATGAACATCATCAAAACCCGCCTTGAGAACAAAGACACCATGGGTTACGGCAACGACCTACTCGGGCTCATGTTGGAGGCGTGCACACCAGAGCATGGGCAAAATCCTATTTTGAGCATGGACGAGATCATAGATGAGTGCAAGACCTTCTTCTTCGCAGGGCATGACACCAGCTCACACCTGCTCACATGGACCATGTTCTTGTTGAGCACACACCCAGAGTGGCAGGAGAAGCTCAGAGAGGAGGTGCTGAGGGAGTGTGGCAATGGGGCTCCCACCGGAGACATGCTCAACAAACTGCAGTTGGTCAACATGTTCTTGCTGGAAACTCTTAGGTTGTATGGCCCAGTAGCTGTTATTCAGAGAAAGGCAGGTTCAGATCTCGAGGTCGGTGGCATCAAAGTGCCCGAAGGCACAGTGCTCACAATCCCCATCGCAACGATACATCGTGACAAGGAGGTCTGGGGGGAGGATGCCAATGAATTCAAGCCTATGAGATTCGAGAATGGAGTGACACGAGCCGGAAAGCACCCCAATGCCTTGTTGTCTTTCTCCAGTGGGCCTAGGTCTTGCATAGGGCAAAACTTTGCTATGATTGAGGCCAAAGCCGTGATCGCCATGATTCTTCAGAGGTTCTCATTCTCCCTATCCCCTAAGTACGTCCATGCCCCGATGGACGTGATCACAGTGCGACCCAAGTTTGGGCTTCCCATGGTCCTTAAGAGCCTAGAGATGTAG